The window GCGCCTTGGCTGCTGCACGCGTCCTGCAGCCGGTGCGAGCGTGTTTCCTTCTCTCTGGTTAAAGGATCTATCGCTACCAGACGCACGACTACACCTTCAGCAGCAACGAGCGGCTCCTTCACGCCCTCGGAGGGAACGACTTCACCCGGATGCTGAACCAAACCATCGATGAGGCCATGCAGAAAGCCAGCTTCTCCCACAAGTTCATCAACGAGGTGGTCTGCCCGACCATGAGAGTCAATTACGGGCAAGGTGTCAACATAAACGGGTTTGTAGGTGCGTGTTTCATAGGTCCTCCCCCTGGGAAGAGGCAAATGGTGTCCTGGTGACCTTGTGCTCTTCGTACCGTGTGTGTTGGGGTTCCTGCTTCCTGGGCTGGGCCGGTGCTGGCAcaacctatttatttattccctatCACAGAACGATTCCTTCCGCTGCCCTCCCTGGCTGGGTTACTGGGTTACTCTGGCAAATGAGCAATCGCTTGCTGACGTGACCTACTTAGCCGTGTCGTTAAGCAAGCCGGGTCCCGACGGGACACCGTTGCCTTTAATTTTCCACTTGCTGCTTCAAGCGTTTCCCTACAGGACGGTGCCGGACAAGCAGCGCTAACGATCGTGGTTTCCTTGCAGGTGCCGTGTCTCTGGCAGGGGCAGAATCGGGCCTTTGGTCGGTAAAAGGGGGAAACAAACTGGTCTGCACGGGCCTCATCTATGCCTCGAAAGCAGAAGTTATCTCCGGTACGGTTTTGTCTATAGAGCCCAAAACCAGGCCCAGATCCACAGGTGAGTTGCGTTTGTTTTCCCGTTGGTGGGGAGGAGAAcgctgctcagctgcagctctggtcGGACCAAAGCCACGGTCTGGGCTTTGGtcttttaagatgaaaaaagcCGGGCTCTGTTCAAAGCCTAGGATCACAAGCTAAGCTTGTACGATTCAAAAAGCTTCAGCTCACAACAAGGCGTACTAAACCCAAGTGGGATGGGATTTAAGAGTGGGAAGGACGGATGGGATTTCCTGCAGCCATGGCACAGGGTGACTGAGCTCTTCTCTCCTCCCCAGGGGACCCCGTTAACCTCTACCAGGTCACCTACAACACGACGGCGGGGGTGACGGGGGACACGTACGACATCGTCGTCATCGCCACCCCGCTGAACCGCAAGATCGCCAACATCACCTTCAAGAACTTCAACCCGCCCGTCCCCGAGTTCTCCAGTCCTTACCACCAGACCGTTGTGACCTTGGTGCACGGGCGCTTAAACGCCTCGTTCTTCGGTTACCAGGACCCTTCCGCCTTCCGTTTCGGTTCCATCTTCACCACAGAGAATCCCAAACTCTTCATCAACAGCCTGGAGGTCGTGTCTCCTGTGGAAAAAAGGGGCGAGGAGGGAAAGCCGCCCCTGCAGTCGGCCGTCTGGAAGGCGTTCTCGAGGGAGGTGCTCACCAAAGAGCAGCTCAACTTGCTCTTCTCCTCCTACGACTCCGTCAAGGTGAAGAAGTGGCTGGCGTACCCCCGCTACAGCCCCCCGGAGAAGTGCCCCCCGATCATCCTCCACGACAAGCTCTACTACCTCAACGGCATCGAGCGGGCCGCCAGCGCCATGGAGATGAGCGCCATCGCGGCCAAGAACGCGGCGCTGCTGGCCTACCACCGCTGGTACGGGAACGCCGACATGATCGACCAGGAAGACTTGTACGAGAAGCTGAAGACGGAGCTCTGAGCCCCGCCGGGCGTGCGCCGTAGCTGATCCGAGGCGACTAAAATCAACGGCCGAGGAACGCCTCGCTTGGG is drawn from Oxyura jamaicensis isolate SHBP4307 breed ruddy duck chromosome 22, BPBGC_Ojam_1.0, whole genome shotgun sequence and contains these coding sequences:
- the PCYOX1 gene encoding prenylcysteine oxidase 1; its protein translation is MARPGPAPRSAMPAASLLLLLAALSPAALGRGEQRAAPGRIAVVGGGIGGTAAAYFLRQKFGRGVRIEVLEREAVGGRLATLEVEGDGYEAGGSVLHPLNLHMKHFVKELGLPAAPVPGSLVGIYNGEEFVFEESSWYIVNVLKLLWRYGLNPLRMYMWVEDILDKFMRIYRYQTHDYTFSSNERLLHALGGNDFTRMLNQTIDEAMQKASFSHKFINEVVCPTMRVNYGQGVNINGFVGAVSLAGAESGLWSVKGGNKLVCTGLIYASKAEVISGTVLSIEPKTRPRSTGDPVNLYQVTYNTTAGVTGDTYDIVVIATPLNRKIANITFKNFNPPVPEFSSPYHQTVVTLVHGRLNASFFGYQDPSAFRFGSIFTTENPKLFINSLEVVSPVEKRGEEGKPPLQSAVWKAFSREVLTKEQLNLLFSSYDSVKVKKWLAYPRYSPPEKCPPIILHDKLYYLNGIERAASAMEMSAIAAKNAALLAYHRWYGNADMIDQEDLYEKLKTEL